In Sedimentibacter sp. MB31-C6, one genomic interval encodes:
- the yajC gene encoding preprotein translocase subunit YajC has protein sequence MGSQYGSLIMLVVLFAIMYFMMIRPQKKKEKEVQNMRNTLSQGDEVITIGGIHGKVVKVSDEIVVVELSHAKQRIEFSKWAIGSVVKKGKEKIEDKQEIVEEVDEDKE, from the coding sequence ATGGGTTCACAATACGGCAGTTTGATTATGTTAGTGGTTTTATTTGCAATAATGTATTTTATGATGATAAGACCGCAGAAAAAGAAAGAAAAAGAAGTACAAAACATGAGAAATACCTTGTCTCAAGGAGACGAAGTTATAACTATAGGTGGCATTCATGGTAAGGTAGTCAAAGTAAGTGATGAAATAGTTGTTGTAGAATTATCACATGCTAAGCAACGAATAGAATTTTCTAAATGGGCTATTGGAAGCGTAGTAAAAAAAGGTAAAGAAAAAATAGAAGATAAGCAAGAAATTGTTGAAGAAGTTGATGAGGACAAAGAATAA